Proteins from one Brassica napus cultivar Da-Ae chromosome C5 unlocalized genomic scaffold, Da-Ae chrC05_Random_36, whole genome shotgun sequence genomic window:
- the LOC125594838 gene encoding uncharacterized protein LOC125594838: protein MNEKLSVMELLKRAAKLLFSNINLAFFLFFSSLPLFCFLILFELSLQTTISLTYQFLSQELDLGGYFFLQDHKDLSENDLIPWLIQTSLLYFFPYTLLDLFTTTVIVAASSVSYTSGEEEPLGMLCLVQRSAKICRNRLVGCLITSLYVLLLSTSVFFGFFSESVNYLFITSLARDYQRFHSKTAVLFHAVVVLIRGTVFIVLAVKFGNWSAGWNMGLVVSVLEEEEDGEDGKGGIYGTNALSLSYWYGRGHEKRDLLMMLMFLVFAIATRMPCLYSRCSLSLSSSGNGVLYTGLYVGLICVGNVVKWVACVVSYYDCRARVLEKKDDVEIGSKAKGFAT, encoded by the coding sequence ATGAATGAGAAGCTAAGTGTCATGGAACTACTAAAACGAGCTGCAAAGTTACTCTTCAGTAACATCAATCTCgctttcttcctcttcttctcctctctccCACTGTTTTGTTTCTTGATCCTTTTCGAGCTCTCTCTCCAAACCACCATCTCTCTCACTTACCAGTTCCTCTCCCAAGAACTCGATCTTGGCGGCTACTTCTTTCTCCAAGATCATAAAGATCTGTCGGAGAACGATCTCATTCCATGGCTGATTCAGACATCTCTGCTATACTTTTTTCCCTACACCCTTCTTGACCTCTTTACCACCACCGTGATCGTTGCAGCATCTTCCGTATCTTACACGTCAGGGGAAGAAGAACCGTTGGGGATGCTTTGTCTGGTACAGAGATCTGCCAAGATATGTCGGAACAGATTAGTCGGTTGTCTGATCACATCACTCTATGTCCTCCTCTTGTCAACCTCAGTGTTCTTCGGTTTCTTCTCAGAATCAGTCAACTACTTATTCATTACTTCTCTCGCACGTGATTACCAAAGGTTCCACAGCAAAACAGCAGTGCTGTTCCACGCGGTTGTGGTTCTGATTCGCGGTACTGTCTTCATAGTTCTGGCTGTCAAGTTCGGAAATTGGAGCGCGGGATGGAACATGGGTTTGGTTGTTTCGGtcttagaagaagaagaagatggagaagatggTAAAGGAGGCATCTATGGAACAAATGCTCTGTCTCTTTCGTATTGGTATGGAAGGGGACATGAGAAACGTGATCTCTTGATGATGTTGATGTTCTTGGTCTTTGCTATTGCGACGAGGATGCCGTGTTTATACTCCAGATGTAGTTTGAGTTTGAGCTCGAGTGGAAATGGAGTTTTGTATACTGGTCTCTATGTGGGTTTGATTTGTGTTGGGAATGTGGTTAAATGGGTGGCTTGTGTTGTAAGTTACTATGATTGTAGAGCTAGGGTTTTGGAGAAGAAGGATGATGTGGAGATTGGATCAAAAGCTAAGGGTTTTGCTACATAA
- the LOC125594839 gene encoding spermidine synthase 1, which translates to MDAKEASATDLKRPREEDDAAAAASMETENGDQTKEPACFSSVIPGWFSEMSPMWPGEAHSLKVEKVLFQGKSDYQDVIVFQSATYGKVLVLDGVIQLTERDECAYQEMITHLPLCSIPNPKKVLVIGGGDGGVLREAARHASVEQIDMCEIDKMVVDVSKQFFPNVAIGFEDPRVNLVIGDGVAFLKNAAEGSYDAVIVDSSDPIGPAKELFEKPFFQSVARALRPGGVVCTQAESLWLHMDIIEDIVYNCREIFKGSVNYAWTSVPTYPSGVIGFMLCSTEGPDVDFKNPVNPIDDSSSKSNGPLKFYNAEIHSAAFCLPSFAKKVIESKAN; encoded by the exons ATGGATGCCAAAGAAGCCTCCGCCACCGATTTGAAGCGACCGAGAGAAGAGGATGacgccgccgccgccgcttCCATGGAGACAGAGAACGGGGATCAGACCAAGGAGCCTGCTTGTTTCTCCTCTGTGATTCCCGGGTGGTTCTCCGAGATGAGTCCCATGTGGCCAG GAGAGGCACACTCTTTGAAGGTCGAGAAGGTTTTGTTTCAAGGGAAATCTGATTACCAGGATGTCATTGTTTTCCAG TCAGCGACATATGGTAAAGTTTTGGTTTTGGATGGAGTAATCCAACTCACGGAGAGAGACGAATGCGCCTATCAGGAAATGATCACTCATCTTCCTTTGTGCTCTATCCCTAACCCAAAGAAG GTGCTGGTCATTGGAGGAGGAGATGGAGGTGTCCTGAGGGAAGCTGCACGCCATGCTTCTGTTGAGCAGATTGATATGTGTGAAATTGATAAAATGGTGGTCGAC GTCTCTAAGCAGTTTTTCCCTAATGTAGCAATTGGATTCGAGGATCCTCGCGTTAACCTCGTCATTGGCGATG GTGTTGCTTTCTTGAAGAATGCTGCTGAAGGATCATACGATGCAGTTATTGTTGACTCATCAGATCCAATTG GTCCAGCAAAGGAGCTGTTTGAGAAGCCCTTCTTCCAATCTGTGGCTAGAGCTCTTCGACCTGGTGGAGTTGTGTGCACTCAAGCTGAAAGCTTGTGGCTTCACATGGACATCATCGAAGACATTGTTTACAATTGCCGTGAGATCTTCAAGGGTTCTGTGAACTACGCGTGGACCAGTGTTCCAACATACCCGAG TGGGGTTATCGGGTTTATGCTCTGTTCAACTGAAGGGCCTGACGTTGACTTCAAGAACCCTGTGAACCCAATTGATGACAGCTCCAGCAAATCAAATGGACCCTTAAAGTTTTACAACGCTGag ATTCATTCAGCTGCGTTCTGCTTGCCTTCTTTCGCCAAGAAGGTAATAGAGTCAAAAGCTAATTGA
- the LOC125594840 gene encoding aldehyde dehydrogenase family 2 member B7, mitochondrial-like, with product MASRRVSSMLSRSFMSLPSLFALRGKHHNTNRGVYGYSNVAAAEDTITPPVKVEHTQLLIGGKFVDAASGKTFPTLDPRTGEVIAQVAEGDVEDVNRAVSAARKAFDEGPWPRMTAYERSKILLRFADLVDKHNDEIAAIETWDNGKPFEQSSKIEVPMLARVFRYYAGWADKIHGMTVPGDGSHHVQTLHEPIGVAGQIIPWNFPLLMLSWKLGPALACGNTVVLKTAEQTPLSALLVGRLLHEAGLPEGVVNIVSGFGPTAGAAIASHMDIDKVAFTGSTDVGKIILELASKSNLKAVTLELGGKSPFIVCEDADVDQAVELAHFALFFNQGQCCCAGSRTFVHERVYDEFVEKAKARAIKRAVGDPFKSGIEQGPQVDSEQFKKILKYIKHGVESGATLQAGGDRFGSKGYYIQPTVFSDVKDDMLIATDEIFGPVQTILKFKNLDEVIARANNSRYGLAAGVFTHNLDTANRLMRALRVGSVWINCFDVFDATIPFGGYKMSGIGREKGIYSLNNYLQVKAVVTAIKNPAWL from the exons atggcGTCAAGAAGAGTATCTTCAATGCTCTCTCGCTCCTTCATGTCCTTGCCCTCGCTGTTCGCTCTTAGag GCAAACACCACAACACGAACAGAGGAGTTTACGGATACAGCAACGTCGCTGCAGCCGAAGACACGATCACTCCGCCTGTGAAAGTAGAGCACACACAGCTCTTAATCGGCGGAAAGTTCGTTGATGCAGCCTCAG GAAAGACATTCCCAACTTTGGATCCAAGAACTGGAGAAGTGATCGCTCAGGTGGCTGAAGGTGATGTGGAAGACGTGAACCGTGCGGTTTCGGCTGCACGCAAGGCCTTTGATGAAGGACCATGGCCTAGAATGACAGCTTAT GAGAGATCAAAGATACTACTTCGCTTCGCTGACTTGGTCGACAAACACAACGACGAGATTGCTGCTATTGAGACTTGGGACAATGGGAAGCCTTTTGAACAGTCTTCCAAGATTGAAGTTCCTATGCTCGCTAGGGTGTTCCGTTACTATGCTG GTTGGGCAGACAAGATCCATGGAATGACGGTTCCTGGAGATGGTTCACACCATGTGCAGACACTCCATGAGCCTATTGGAGTCGCTGGACAGATCATCCCATGGAACTTCCCTCTTCTCATGCTTTCTTGGAAACTTGGACCAGCTTTGGCTTGCGGTAACACCGTTGTCCTCAAGACGGCTGAGCAAACTCCTCTCTCCGCTCTTCTTGTTGGAAGACTACTTCACGAG GCTGGACTTCCGGAAGGAGTTGTGAATATAGTGTCTGGATTTGGTCCTACAGCTGGTGCAGCCATAGCTAGTCACATGGACATTGATAAG GTTGCTTTCACCGGTTCTACTGATGTGGGAAAGATTATTCTTGAGCTGGCTTCAAAAAGCAACCTTAAGGCAGTGACTCTTGAGCTTGGAGGCAAGTCCCCGTTCATTGTATGTGAAGATGCTGATGTGGATCAGGCCGTTGAGCTCGCTCATTTCGCTTTGTTCTTTAACCAG GGACAATGCTGCTGTGCTGGCTCGCGTACGTTTGTACATGAACGTGTGTATGATGAGTTTGTTGAGAAAGCTAAAGCTCGCGCAATCAAACGCGCTGTTGGAGATCCCTTCAAGTCTGGCATTGAGCAAGGTCCCCAG GTGGACTCGGAGCAGTTCAAGAAAATCCTCAAGTACATTAAACATGGAGTTGAGAGTGGAGCTACCTTACAAGCAGGTGGTGACCGGTTTGGTTCCAAGGGTTACTACATTCAGCCCACTGTCTTCTCAGACGTCAAA GACGACATGCTCATAGCAACAGACGAGATCTTCGGACCGGTTCAAACCATACTTAAATTCAA GAATCTGGATGAGGTTATTGCCAGGGCTAACAACTCTAGGTATGGTTTAGCTGCTGGAGTGTTCACTCATAATCTGGACACGGCGAATCGGCTGATGAGAGCGCTCAGGGTTGGAAGCGTTTGGATAAACTGTTTCGATGTGTTTGATGCCACAATTCCATTCGGAGGGTACAAGATGAGTGGCATTGGAAGAGAGAAAGGTATCTACAGTCTCAACAATTACTTGCAAGTCAAGGCTGTTGTCACTGCCATCAAGAACCCGGCTTGGctctaa
- the BNAC05G18890D gene encoding uncharacterized protein BNAC05G18890D, whose amino-acid sequence MAALAPGILQKLIDGMKTGVKPTREHRSSLLQVTDIVPIDLDEKNLLPKQGFFIKVTDSSHSIYVSLPSDQNDVVLSNKMQLGQFIYVDRLDPGTPVPIVQGARPIPGRHPLLGTPEPLMSCARGGGKTKNERGRGSWDLNGDVLVLKPASLDFDQCTPAKQRVVTRGRSPGGVRCSYGGGILRGESPGSVMRKSCVVVPSSSSKFPRSISVCDRETAKSFVSSALFSPFKPSAKTSNSPPPSVRTRRATAAAALVEDERDAPKSTSKLAFPKYSKMEKQEKISTLTGRLSTLSKEAMQQRETAQKIALQALREATVTETVVRHLKTLANLSKSAKADCPAGCFEKFLEFHKQISETMTEIASIEAANENKSEDGSSSILNEIQHNSIDHEKTASKKRTTALKQQQQNHKKLRSNNENKNPSASPPLSGLGNTVRLAKEIENEAANWFMEFIEKALEKGMKKSKGTGDADVKKVPQSLILRVVNWVEAEQSADNTRRPVHPKASQITRKLRIKMKNP is encoded by the exons ATGGCGGCTTTAGCACCTGGAATCCTTCAGAAGCTAATCGACGGTATGAAAACCGGAGTTAAACCGACCAGAGAACACAGAAGCTCTCTACTACAAGTCACAGACATTGTCCCCATCGATCTCGACGAGAAGAATCTCTTACCCAAACAAGGCTTTTTCATAAAAGTCACCGACTCTTCTCACTCCATCTACGTCAGCCTTCCTTCTGaccaaaacgacgtcgttctCAGCAACAAGATGCAGCTCGGCCAGTTCATCTACGTCGATAGGCTCGATCCGGGGACCCCTGTTCCGATCGTTCAAGGCGCTAGGCCCATCCCTGGAAGGCATCCTCTGCTCGGGACTCCCGAGCCGTTGATGAGCTGCGCAAGAGGAGGAGGGAAGACTAAGAATGAACGTGGGAGAGGCTCTTGGGATCTGAACGGAGACGTTTTGGTGTTAAAGCCTGCGTCTTTGGATTTTGATCAGTGCACTCCGGCGAAGCAGAGGGTGGTGACGAGAGGGAGGTCACCAGGTGGTGTTAGGTGTTCTTATGGAGGAGGAATTTTGAGAGGAGAGAGTCCTGGTTCGGTGATGAGGAAGAGCTGTGTTGTTGTTCCATCGAGTTCTTCGAAGTTTCCGAGAAGTATAAGTGTTTGCGATAGAGAGACGGCGAAGAGCTTTGTTTCTTCTGCTCTTTTTAGTCCTTTTAAACCCTCT GCAAAGACAAGCAACTCACCTCCTCCGAGTGTACGCACTAGACGAGCTACCGCAGCTGCTGCTTTGGTGGAAGATGAAAGAGATGCTCCAAAGTCTACTTCGAAATTGGCTTTTCCAAAGTATAGTAAGATGGAAAAACAAGAGAAGATTTCGACTCTAACTGGAAGACTCAGCACATTGAGCAAG GAAGCTATGCAGCAGCGAGAGACGGCTCAGAAGATAGCTCTTCAGGCATTAAGAGAAGCTACAGTCACTGAAACAGTTGTTCGTCATCTTAA GACATTAGCCAACCTGAGCAAATCAGCAAAAGCTGATTGTCCAGCTGGGTGCTTTGAGAAGTTCTTGGAGTTTCACAAGCAGATATCTGAAACCATGACCGAAATAGCGTCCATTGAAGCAGCTAACGAGAATAAATCTGAGGATGGGTCGTCTTCCATACTTAACGAAATCCAGCATAACTCTATTGATCACGAGAAAACAGCATCAAAGAAAAGAACTACTGCCCTGAAGCAGCAGCAGCAAAACCATAAGAAATTGAGATCAAACAATGAGAACAAGAACCCATCAGCATCTCCTCCTCTTTCCGGGTTAGGAAACACAGTTAGGTTGGCTAAAGAGATAGAGAACGAAGCTGCAAACTGGTTCATGGAGTTTATAGAGAAGGCTCTAGAGAAAGGGATGAAGAAGAGTAAAGGAACAGGTGATGCAGATGTTAAGAAGGTTCCACAGTCTTTAATTCTCCGAGTTGTAAACTGGGTGGAAGCAGAACAGTCTGCTGATAACACAAGACGACCAGTACATCCAAAAGCATCACAAATCACTAGAAAGCTCAGAATCAAAATGAAGAATCCTTGA
- the LOC125594841 gene encoding uncharacterized protein At4g28440-like has product MADTKPGLRKPAFTKVDQLRPGTSGHNVTVKIVSTKMVLQKGPGGGPQARQMRISECVVGDETGIVVFTARNDQVDLMKEGTTVTLRNAKIDMYKGSMRLAVDKWGRVEVTEPASFKVKEDTNMSLIEYELVNAVE; this is encoded by the exons ATGGCAGACACGAAACCCGGGTTGAGAAAGCCAGCTTTCACTAAGGTTGATCAGCTGCGTCCTGGGACTAGCGGACACAATGTCACCGTTAAGATCGTTAGCACCAAGATGGTGTTACAGAAAGGTCCCGGAGGTGGTCCTCAGGCTCGCCAGATGCGCATTTCTGAATGCGTTGTCGGAGACGAGACTGGGATTGTTGTCTTCACCGCAAGAAATGACCAAG TGGACTTAATGAAAGAAGGAACCACTGTAACTCTACGCAATGCAAAAATCGACATGTATAAAGGATCAATGAGGCTAGCTGTAGACAAGTGGGGTCGCGTTGAAGTCACAGAGCCTGCCAGCTTCAAAGTTAAAGAAGACACCAACATGTCCCTTATCGAGTATGAGCTTGTCAATGCTGTCGAATGA